The Leucobacter rhizosphaerae genome includes a region encoding these proteins:
- a CDS encoding helix-turn-helix transcriptional regulator codes for MDCQAEVRDFLRTRRDRITPQDVGIIGGGNRRVPGLRREEVAFLAGVSVDYYARLERGNLAGVSDEVLGAIAVVLRLDEAEVDHLHDLARAAHPVPARTRKTHAGHSLRPSLQRFLDSMTESAAWIRNERGDFIAGNALGRAVYAPIMEDPASQGGNNALFAFLSPAARNYYRDWEIGADDIVATLRLAAGRNPRDKALSDLIGELVTRSDEFNRRWASHNVRFHRTGVKRINHPLVGDLDLTYEGMHLPDDPGWTLFGFTAEIGSHSEERLRLLGSLSSTGAISGERNTQLRS; via the coding sequence ATGGACTGTCAGGCCGAGGTACGCGATTTTCTTCGCACGCGCCGAGATCGCATCACCCCGCAAGACGTGGGCATCATCGGCGGGGGTAACCGTCGAGTGCCGGGCCTGCGGCGTGAAGAAGTCGCATTCCTCGCCGGAGTGAGTGTCGACTACTACGCGCGACTCGAGCGCGGCAACCTTGCCGGAGTCTCCGATGAAGTGCTCGGCGCAATCGCGGTCGTGCTGCGGCTCGACGAAGCAGAAGTCGATCACCTGCACGACCTCGCCCGCGCCGCGCATCCCGTGCCGGCCCGGACCCGCAAGACGCACGCGGGGCATTCGTTGCGCCCCAGTCTGCAGCGTTTTCTCGACTCGATGACCGAGTCAGCTGCCTGGATTCGGAACGAGCGCGGCGACTTCATCGCGGGAAATGCGCTCGGCCGTGCCGTCTACGCCCCCATCATGGAAGATCCAGCGAGCCAGGGCGGGAACAACGCACTCTTCGCGTTCCTGAGCCCCGCGGCCCGGAACTACTATCGGGATTGGGAGATCGGCGCCGACGACATCGTTGCGACACTCCGCCTCGCGGCAGGACGCAATCCTCGCGACAAGGCGCTGAGTGACCTTATCGGAGAACTCGTCACCCGGAGCGACGAGTTCAACCGACGTTGGGCATCGCACAATGTACGTTTCCATCGCACGGGTGTGAAGCGAATCAACCATCCGCTCGTCGGCGATCTCGATCTCACCTACGAAGGCATGCACCTACCCGACGATCCGGGTTGGACGCTATTTGGATTCACCGCAGAAATCGGCAGTCATTCCGAGGAACGTCTCCGACTCCTCGGCAGCCTCTCCTCGACTGGCGCCATCAGCGGTGAACGCAACACGCAACTCCGGTCGTAG
- a CDS encoding aldo/keto reductase, with the protein MQTVTLNNGIEMPILGFGVYQVGPEETEAAVTAAIAAGYRLIDTAAAYGNEAAVGAAIAQSGVPRDELFITTKLWVQDAPAEENTARACDASLRALGLDYVDLFLIHQPFGDYYGQWRAMEKINRAGGARAIGVSNFTSDRLIDLILNNEITPAVNQIETNPFHQRDEEQGVCVAEGVQMESWGPFAEGKNGLFTNDLLAGIGEKHRKSVAQVVLRWMIQRNVVVIPKSVNPGRMAQNLDVFDFELSAGDMEQISTLDEGKSQFFDHQDPEMVRWLASRRLGN; encoded by the coding sequence ATGCAGACCGTTACACTCAACAACGGCATCGAAATGCCGATCCTCGGATTTGGTGTCTACCAGGTCGGACCCGAAGAAACCGAAGCAGCCGTCACCGCTGCAATCGCAGCCGGGTACCGCCTCATTGACACCGCGGCCGCCTACGGCAACGAAGCCGCCGTTGGCGCAGCGATCGCACAGTCCGGCGTTCCCCGTGATGAACTCTTCATCACCACAAAACTGTGGGTGCAGGATGCCCCCGCCGAAGAGAACACGGCGAGAGCGTGTGATGCCTCGCTTCGTGCACTCGGTCTCGATTACGTCGATCTGTTCCTGATCCACCAGCCGTTCGGCGACTATTACGGACAGTGGCGCGCGATGGAGAAGATCAACCGAGCGGGCGGCGCGCGCGCTATCGGTGTCTCGAACTTCACTTCCGACCGCCTGATCGACCTGATTCTCAACAATGAGATCACACCGGCCGTCAATCAGATCGAGACCAACCCGTTCCACCAGCGCGACGAAGAGCAGGGTGTGTGTGTCGCCGAGGGTGTGCAGATGGAATCCTGGGGTCCGTTTGCAGAGGGCAAGAACGGACTCTTCACCAATGATCTGCTTGCAGGGATCGGCGAGAAGCACCGCAAATCGGTCGCCCAGGTGGTCCTGCGCTGGATGATCCAGCGCAACGTCGTGGTGATTCCGAAATCCGTCAACCCCGGGCGGATGGCGCAGAACCTCGACGTGTTCGATTTCGAACTCAGCGCCGGTGACATGGAGCAGATCAGCACACTCGACGAGGGGAAATCGCAGTTCTTCGACCATCAGGACCCGGAGATGGTGCGCTGGCTCGCATCGCGGCGCCTGGGGAACTGA
- a CDS encoding LysE family translocator, which translates to MDIGLMVAFWGVSMLFVLTPGVDWAYAIATGLRHRAGVMPAVSGMLVGHLAATIIVAAGVAALLATSEVAMTILTSVGAAYLMWLGISALRNPPAPDVDAQSAPSGQARLLAKGIGISLLNPKVFLLFLALLPQFTDADASWPVGMQIVMLGILHVLNCAIVYFAVGYGAAVVLTRLPRAAKIVGAASGIVMICLGLALIIERIIAMTA; encoded by the coding sequence ATGGATATCGGATTGATGGTGGCGTTCTGGGGGGTGTCGATGCTGTTCGTCCTCACCCCCGGGGTGGACTGGGCGTACGCGATTGCGACGGGGCTTCGACACCGGGCGGGAGTGATGCCCGCGGTCTCTGGGATGCTTGTCGGGCACCTGGCGGCCACGATCATCGTCGCCGCGGGGGTTGCGGCGCTGCTCGCCACCTCAGAAGTCGCGATGACCATCCTGACCTCAGTCGGCGCGGCCTATCTGATGTGGCTCGGCATCTCTGCCCTGAGGAATCCCCCCGCGCCAGACGTGGACGCGCAGAGCGCTCCGTCCGGGCAAGCGCGGTTGCTCGCCAAGGGCATCGGGATCAGCCTGCTCAACCCCAAGGTCTTCCTCCTGTTCCTCGCCCTGCTCCCACAATTCACCGACGCCGATGCCTCGTGGCCGGTCGGGATGCAGATCGTCATGCTCGGCATCCTGCACGTCCTCAACTGCGCGATCGTGTACTTCGCAGTCGGCTACGGGGCCGCAGTCGTGCTGACTCGTCTCCCCCGGGCCGCCAAGATCGTCGGTGCCGCCTCCGGCATTGTCATGATTTGCCTCGGCCTCGCACTCATCATCGAAAGGATCATCGCCATGACCGCCTGA
- a CDS encoding Lrp/AsnC family transcriptional regulator, whose translation MDAIDREILSVLQGDGRATMTEVAQRVGLSLSACHRRFRDLENAGVIRGFSVDLDLDLLGIPFEALVFVNMQAGDGTSVAAFEEAVAQIPSIVQAHRLFGEPDYQLYVAARSKQHYQELYDQQLSQLPGVQRLTSTLVMKTVVAHHAPI comes from the coding sequence ATGGATGCGATTGACCGGGAGATTCTCTCTGTGCTCCAGGGGGACGGGCGGGCGACGATGACCGAGGTGGCTCAGCGGGTCGGGCTGAGCCTGTCGGCCTGCCACCGGCGCTTCCGTGACCTGGAGAACGCCGGCGTGATCCGCGGGTTCAGCGTCGACCTCGATCTCGATCTGCTCGGGATCCCATTCGAGGCGCTCGTGTTCGTGAACATGCAAGCCGGTGACGGCACCTCGGTTGCAGCGTTCGAAGAGGCCGTCGCGCAGATCCCGAGTATCGTCCAGGCCCATCGGCTTTTTGGGGAGCCCGATTACCAGCTCTACGTTGCCGCGCGCTCAAAGCAGCACTACCAGGAGCTCTACGATCAGCAGCTCTCACAGCTGCCGGGAGTGCAACGGCTGACCTCGACGCTGGTGATGAAGACCGTTGTCGCTCACCACGCACCTATATGA
- a CDS encoding RraA family protein, whose translation MMESHELQRLYLDLTTPHVVDAIMRLGLPVRQAPASVTALWEDTHLVGRVLPARHTGSVDVFLEAIEHSEPGDVLVVDNGGRDDEACVGDLVTLEAAQAGLAGIIIWGLHRDSRELRAIRLPVYSQGALPAGPRRLDPQPADAITVARVGQHTATQEDVVFGDDDGVLFLPLEHAADIAATAAAIRDTERRQAALMRTGRSLREQARFSDFLTAREVDGITFREHLRAIGGEIEE comes from the coding sequence ATGATGGAATCACATGAACTGCAACGCCTGTACCTCGACCTGACCACTCCGCATGTCGTCGACGCGATCATGCGTCTCGGCCTCCCGGTGAGGCAGGCGCCCGCGTCCGTGACGGCGCTCTGGGAGGACACGCACCTCGTCGGGCGCGTACTCCCGGCCCGGCACACGGGGAGCGTCGACGTGTTCCTCGAAGCGATCGAACACTCCGAGCCGGGTGACGTGCTCGTCGTCGACAATGGCGGCCGTGACGACGAAGCCTGCGTCGGGGACCTCGTGACGTTGGAAGCAGCCCAGGCCGGATTGGCAGGGATCATCATCTGGGGCCTGCACCGCGATTCCCGCGAGCTGCGCGCTATACGTCTACCCGTGTACAGCCAGGGCGCGCTCCCCGCAGGTCCGCGCCGGCTCGACCCGCAACCCGCCGACGCGATCACGGTGGCTCGAGTCGGGCAGCACACGGCCACTCAAGAGGATGTTGTGTTCGGGGACGACGACGGCGTCCTGTTCCTGCCCCTCGAACACGCGGCCGACATTGCCGCGACCGCAGCCGCAATCCGCGATACTGAACGCCGCCAAGCAGCACTCATGCGCACGGGCCGGAGCCTTCGCGAACAGGCCCGGTTCTCCGACTTCCTGACCGCCCGCGAAGTCGACGGCATCACCTTCCGCGAGCACCTGCGTGCCATCGGCGGTGAGATCGAGGAATAG
- a CDS encoding TetR/AcrR family transcriptional regulator — protein sequence MTDSKQATRRLERAVTLDPRAAATRQKIVEALEELLEQGTFPSVAGLCDQAGIGRSTFYVHFSAVDDVFVFVMDGIIDEISRRDRERRRGSSSPRSALTIQAVTELLEALESKRDFLLGRPSTSAEERLHEHLSAQVASNLDNVIRDEQPDLPSNTLRTISDFIAGGILHAMLGWLAQPAGRDKREFTSAILPLLPTWLAGDLAPDSEIHPPDGVHAGGPPQA from the coding sequence ATGACGGATTCGAAGCAAGCAACGCGTCGACTCGAGCGAGCCGTCACGCTGGACCCCCGCGCCGCCGCCACGAGACAGAAGATCGTCGAGGCGCTCGAGGAACTGCTCGAGCAAGGCACGTTCCCCTCGGTCGCGGGACTCTGCGATCAGGCGGGCATCGGTCGAAGCACGTTCTACGTTCACTTCTCCGCTGTGGACGACGTGTTCGTCTTCGTCATGGACGGGATCATCGACGAGATCAGCAGACGAGACAGGGAACGCAGGAGAGGCTCATCCAGCCCCCGCTCCGCGCTGACCATCCAAGCGGTGACAGAACTCCTGGAGGCCTTGGAGAGCAAACGCGACTTCCTCTTGGGCCGGCCTTCGACGTCGGCCGAGGAGCGGCTGCACGAACACCTGAGCGCACAGGTGGCGAGCAACCTCGACAACGTCATCCGCGACGAACAGCCGGATCTGCCATCGAATACGCTCAGGACGATCAGCGACTTCATCGCCGGAGGCATCCTGCACGCAATGCTGGGCTGGTTGGCGCAACCAGCCGGGCGTGACAAGCGGGAATTCACTTCCGCCATCCTGCCGCTCCTCCCGACATGGCTGGCTGGGGATCTCGCTCCCGACTCGGAGATACACCCTCCAGATGGCGTTCACGCTGGCGGGCCACCGCAGGCATAG
- a CDS encoding zinc-binding dehydrogenase — protein sequence MKAAVVRTFGGGFHTEEVTLAKPVGREVLVQVKASGLCHSDELAQSTNLGFDVPVVFGHEVSGIVTAIGDGVGDIAVGDHVVGCLVQYCGACLQCLTGNVNLCLHPEATLRDERIADSEGRPLNQGMGLGGFAEYALIHENQLAKVPDAMPFPQAALLGCGVVTGAGAVMNTANVQPGQTVAIIGTGGVGTNAISGAVIAGASKIIAIDVADDKLANARHFGATDTVNSREVDAVQAVKDATGGLGADFVFDFVGAPGVTRSGFDMLAQGGGLYLIGVLDPANSIEVSSFELLGGRKRIEGVYMGSTNPKRDIPMIAELYLQGRYKLDELVSKEISLDEVQEGYASLSDPKINRVVITSF from the coding sequence ATGAAGGCAGCAGTAGTCCGTACATTCGGCGGAGGGTTCCACACGGAAGAGGTGACCCTCGCGAAGCCCGTGGGCCGGGAGGTCCTCGTTCAGGTCAAGGCGTCTGGCCTGTGCCACAGCGACGAGCTCGCTCAGTCCACGAACCTGGGATTCGATGTCCCGGTCGTGTTCGGCCACGAGGTTTCCGGCATCGTGACGGCCATCGGCGACGGGGTCGGCGACATCGCTGTGGGCGACCACGTCGTGGGATGCCTGGTGCAGTACTGCGGAGCCTGCCTCCAGTGCCTGACCGGGAATGTCAACCTCTGCCTCCACCCCGAGGCTACGCTCCGTGATGAGCGCATCGCTGACAGTGAGGGGCGCCCACTCAACCAGGGCATGGGCCTGGGCGGGTTCGCAGAATACGCACTCATCCACGAGAACCAGCTCGCGAAGGTCCCCGACGCGATGCCATTCCCGCAGGCCGCGCTGCTCGGCTGCGGCGTGGTCACAGGAGCCGGTGCCGTCATGAACACTGCCAACGTGCAGCCCGGGCAGACGGTGGCCATCATCGGCACCGGAGGCGTCGGGACCAATGCGATCAGCGGCGCCGTCATTGCCGGCGCGAGCAAGATCATCGCGATCGATGTTGCCGATGACAAGCTCGCCAACGCGCGCCACTTCGGAGCGACCGACACCGTGAACTCTCGCGAGGTCGATGCGGTGCAGGCCGTCAAAGACGCCACCGGCGGCCTGGGCGCGGACTTCGTCTTTGATTTCGTGGGAGCTCCCGGTGTCACGCGTTCCGGGTTCGACATGCTCGCCCAGGGTGGAGGTCTCTATCTCATCGGAGTGCTCGATCCCGCCAACAGCATCGAGGTGTCCTCCTTCGAGCTCCTCGGCGGACGCAAGCGCATCGAGGGCGTGTACATGGGTTCGACGAACCCGAAGCGTGACATCCCGATGATCGCGGAACTCTACCTCCAGGGTCGCTACAAGCTCGACGAACTGGTGTCGAAGGAAATCTCGCTCGACGAGGTCCAAGAAGGGTATGCCTCACTGAGCGATCCCAAGATCAACCGCGTGGTCATTACCTCGTTCTAA
- a CDS encoding MmgE/PrpD family protein, with product MTAPADLGAVAARLLGDGLPPDVDAWSRRALVDALAVTVGGVGTRVARAAIAAADRRPGPVPLGIVPGSASAEWAAFVWATAGNALDYDDGHVRGGGIHAGTTVAAALLATAPNDLPLTQLRAAFVIGCEIAVTAGALASPAHSGHDYRTSGFAAAIGGAAAVSAVIPLPGRLGDDDAAVFGAADPDLPAPPSDRASLVAATIRLAAAHAPVSSFISGGARESTGWAAATAVGTSELAAAGLAPALEESRVVTPAGPTLFDATHGLFAAGLFAAGAPFAVLETYQKPYPCCRAAHAALDAVLALVDMGELSAEGDTEIRIGLPLATVGLDERRPVDLGEAQFAVPFLVALAVAHGVPGLRGLGRTPLRELVEDAVIRRTVGRVSLSHDPELARDPGPGYPATVTVVAADGTARTRTVRHALGSAEQPLGDAGLREKTDDLLRPAMGAEASDALVSLCLNPPEGARVRDLRAAFGRHKWSLMDQRVPPQVGAQYRVQGMKDADHPG from the coding sequence GTGACCGCACCGGCGGATCTCGGGGCGGTGGCAGCCCGTCTGCTCGGCGACGGCCTGCCGCCCGACGTCGATGCGTGGTCACGGCGCGCCCTGGTCGATGCGCTGGCGGTGACCGTCGGGGGTGTCGGCACCCGGGTCGCCCGAGCCGCGATCGCCGCGGCCGACCGTCGGCCAGGGCCGGTCCCGCTCGGCATCGTGCCGGGGAGCGCGTCGGCCGAGTGGGCCGCCTTCGTGTGGGCGACCGCCGGCAATGCCCTCGACTACGACGACGGGCACGTACGCGGCGGCGGGATCCACGCCGGGACCACGGTGGCTGCGGCGCTGCTCGCGACCGCCCCGAATGACCTGCCGCTCACGCAGCTGCGCGCTGCATTCGTGATCGGGTGCGAGATCGCGGTCACGGCCGGGGCGCTCGCCTCACCCGCGCACTCCGGGCACGACTACCGCACGAGCGGATTCGCCGCGGCGATCGGCGGGGCGGCGGCGGTCAGTGCCGTGATCCCGCTGCCGGGGCGTCTCGGCGACGACGATGCAGCCGTGTTCGGGGCTGCGGATCCCGACCTCCCCGCCCCGCCGAGCGACCGCGCCAGTCTCGTCGCGGCGACGATCCGTCTCGCCGCCGCGCACGCACCGGTGTCATCGTTCATCTCCGGCGGGGCGCGCGAGTCGACCGGATGGGCCGCCGCCACCGCGGTCGGTACGTCGGAGCTCGCCGCCGCCGGGCTCGCGCCCGCGCTCGAGGAATCACGCGTCGTGACGCCCGCCGGCCCCACCCTCTTCGATGCAACACACGGTCTGTTCGCGGCCGGTCTCTTCGCGGCCGGCGCGCCGTTCGCCGTGCTCGAGACCTACCAGAAGCCCTACCCGTGCTGCCGCGCGGCCCACGCCGCGCTCGACGCGGTGCTCGCCCTCGTGGATATGGGGGAGCTCTCCGCGGAGGGCGACACCGAGATCCGCATCGGGTTACCGCTCGCAACCGTCGGGCTCGACGAACGGCGACCGGTCGACCTGGGCGAGGCGCAGTTCGCCGTGCCGTTTCTGGTCGCGTTGGCCGTGGCGCACGGGGTTCCCGGGCTCCGTGGTCTCGGCCGCACCCCGCTCCGCGAACTGGTGGAGGACGCCGTCATCCGCCGGACCGTGGGCCGCGTGTCACTGTCGCACGATCCGGAGCTGGCACGGGATCCCGGCCCCGGCTACCCCGCGACGGTCACCGTGGTGGCGGCCGACGGCACCGCGCGCACCCGCACGGTGCGCCACGCGCTCGGCTCGGCGGAGCAGCCGCTCGGCGACGCGGGTCTGCGGGAGAAGACCGACGACCTGCTCCGGCCGGCGATGGGTGCGGAGGCGTCGGACGCGCTCGTGTCGCTGTGCCTGAACCCGCCGGAGGGAGCGCGGGTGCGCGACCTGCGGGCGGCGTTCGGACGACACAAGTGGTCACTCATGGACCAGCGTGTGCCCCCACAGGTCGGCGCCCAATACCGCGTACAAGGCATGAAGGACGCCGACCATCCTGGTTAG
- a CDS encoding dipeptide ABC transporter ATP-binding protein produces the protein MTAHAHASSAPDPAAASDASATPRAATLLSVRDLTVAYATEQGPVTAVSGVSFDVRPGECVALVGESGSGKTTVGRALLGLLPRDTRVVAERLEVAGRDARGFRDRDWRAVRGGEVGLVLQDALVSLDPLRTIGQEVSEAMRAGTRPRTRAARRAEVVQRLAQAGLPDAESRSRQYAHQLSGGQRQRALIATAVAGDPGVLIADEPTTALDVTVQRQVIDLLREKRRAGLGLVLISHDLAVVAEIADRVLVMRGGEVVEQGAPAEVLSHPKHAYTRALIAAVPGDGAGSPAEGPVDGQDRPAASAQGSSAGAAVLVADGLRVEYRTPGHDAPRIGLDDVSLEVRRGRALGIVGESGSGKSTLLRVLLALQEPSAGSVQLDGAPWSGIPETQRRERRPRLQLVAQDPLSAFNPRFDVRQVIGEALGRCPAAEREGRIAEVLDAVSLPRTVLDRHPLQLSGGQRQRVAIARALAAEPEVLFCDEAVSALDVVIQAQILELLGDLQRSRGLSIVFVSHDLGVIAQLCDDVIVLQNGAVVESGPVESVYGAPQHPYTRALLEARPLLGAA, from the coding sequence ATGACCGCTCACGCACACGCTTCGTCGGCTCCGGATCCCGCGGCGGCTTCGGATGCCTCGGCCACACCGCGCGCTGCGACGCTTCTCAGCGTTCGCGACCTCACCGTCGCCTACGCGACCGAGCAGGGCCCGGTGACCGCAGTCTCGGGGGTCTCCTTCGACGTGCGCCCGGGTGAGTGCGTCGCGCTCGTCGGCGAGTCGGGATCGGGCAAGACCACGGTCGGGCGCGCGCTGCTCGGCCTCCTACCTCGAGACACCCGGGTGGTGGCCGAGCGGCTCGAGGTCGCCGGTCGCGACGCGCGGGGGTTCCGGGATCGCGACTGGCGAGCGGTGCGCGGAGGCGAAGTGGGGCTGGTGCTCCAGGACGCGCTCGTCTCGCTCGATCCGCTCCGCACGATCGGGCAGGAGGTCTCCGAGGCCATGCGGGCCGGTACTCGGCCGCGCACGCGCGCGGCGCGGCGGGCGGAGGTGGTGCAGCGGCTCGCGCAAGCGGGGCTGCCCGACGCCGAGAGCCGGTCGCGCCAGTACGCCCACCAGCTCTCGGGCGGCCAGCGGCAGCGCGCCCTCATCGCGACCGCCGTCGCCGGCGACCCCGGGGTGCTCATCGCGGACGAGCCCACGACGGCGCTCGACGTCACCGTGCAGCGCCAGGTCATCGACCTGTTGCGCGAGAAACGGCGCGCGGGCCTCGGACTCGTGCTCATCAGCCACGATCTCGCGGTGGTCGCGGAAATCGCCGACCGCGTACTCGTGATGCGCGGTGGAGAGGTCGTGGAGCAGGGCGCCCCCGCGGAGGTCCTGTCCCACCCGAAGCACGCGTACACCCGAGCGCTGATCGCGGCCGTTCCCGGGGACGGTGCCGGGTCTCCGGCCGAGGGGCCGGTGGACGGTCAGGATCGGCCCGCTGCGAGTGCGCAAGGCTCGTCTGCCGGTGCGGCCGTGCTCGTCGCGGACGGACTGCGCGTCGAGTACCGCACTCCCGGGCACGACGCCCCGCGAATCGGCCTCGACGACGTGTCGCTCGAGGTACGGCGCGGTCGTGCGCTCGGGATTGTCGGCGAATCGGGATCCGGCAAGAGCACGCTCCTGCGGGTGCTGCTCGCACTGCAGGAGCCGAGTGCGGGCAGCGTGCAGTTGGACGGTGCGCCGTGGAGCGGGATCCCGGAGACCCAGCGACGTGAGCGCCGACCGCGGCTGCAACTTGTGGCGCAGGATCCCCTGAGCGCCTTCAACCCGCGCTTCGACGTGCGGCAGGTGATCGGCGAGGCCCTCGGGCGCTGCCCGGCTGCCGAGCGGGAGGGGCGGATCGCCGAGGTGCTCGACGCGGTGTCGCTGCCGCGCACCGTGCTCGATCGCCACCCCCTGCAGCTGTCGGGGGGACAACGCCAGCGCGTCGCCATCGCGCGTGCGCTCGCGGCGGAGCCGGAGGTGCTGTTCTGCGACGAGGCGGTCTCCGCCCTCGACGTGGTGATCCAGGCGCAGATCCTCGAGCTGCTCGGTGATCTGCAACGCTCGCGCGGGCTCAGCATCGTCTTCGTGTCGCACGATCTCGGGGTGATCGCCCAGCTCTGCGATGACGTGATCGTGCTGCAGAACGGGGCCGTGGTCGAGTCGGGACCCGTGGAGTCGGTCTACGGCGCTCCGCAGCACCCCTACACGCGCGCGCTCCTGGAGGCGCGGCCGCTCCTGGGCGCGGCGTGA
- a CDS encoding ABC transporter permease — MTIHLGASGGDALSPGLPQPSGTRRPRRMLGALPAAVWASLAVVLVLVLAITLPAALGAGDPNATDPLLSLLPPSAEHWFGTDELGRDLYARVVHGARYSVVIGVLAVVFAVIVGGALGLLAALGGTVVDEVLSRIFDLLSAFPSILMALLFATFFGRGTLNLTLAVGIAIIPAFGRIIRRQALAIRGSDFVTAAVTFGESRVRIVLRHVLPNVFTSVLLLAAIEVGVAILTVSGISFVGLGPERPAPEWGSLLAEGRSVAAYGWWPTVFPGVSIVVTILACTTLGRYLQRRLERRLVA, encoded by the coding sequence ATGACCATCCATCTCGGCGCCTCCGGAGGCGACGCGTTGTCCCCGGGGCTCCCCCAACCCTCTGGCACCCGGCGCCCCCGCCGCATGCTCGGCGCCCTGCCGGCTGCCGTGTGGGCGTCCCTCGCCGTGGTGCTCGTGCTCGTGCTCGCCATCACCCTTCCCGCGGCGCTCGGTGCCGGTGATCCGAACGCGACAGACCCGCTCCTGTCGCTCCTGCCCCCGAGTGCGGAGCACTGGTTCGGCACGGACGAGCTGGGGCGCGACCTGTACGCACGCGTCGTGCACGGCGCGCGCTACTCGGTCGTGATCGGCGTGCTCGCCGTCGTCTTCGCCGTGATCGTGGGCGGAGCGCTCGGGCTCCTCGCCGCGCTCGGCGGCACGGTCGTCGACGAGGTGCTGAGCCGGATCTTCGACCTGCTCTCGGCGTTCCCCTCGATCCTGATGGCGCTCCTCTTTGCCACCTTCTTCGGGCGGGGCACGCTGAATCTCACGCTCGCCGTCGGTATCGCGATCATCCCGGCGTTCGGCAGGATCATCCGGCGTCAGGCGCTCGCCATTCGCGGTTCCGACTTCGTCACAGCCGCGGTCACCTTCGGTGAGAGCCGGGTGCGCATCGTGCTGCGGCACGTGCTGCCGAACGTCTTCACCTCCGTGCTGCTGCTCGCCGCGATTGAGGTGGGCGTCGCGATCCTCACGGTCTCCGGCATCTCGTTCGTCGGGCTCGGCCCGGAGCGGCCGGCTCCCGAGTGGGGTTCGCTGCTCGCCGAGGGCCGCTCGGTCGCCGCCTACGGCTGGTGGCCCACGGTGTTCCCCGGGGTGTCGATCGTCGTCACGATCCTTGCCTGCACCACGCTCGGGCGCTACCTGCAGCGCCGGCTCGAACGGAGGCTGGTCGCATGA
- a CDS encoding ABC transporter permease, which translates to MSGSSTGSVLLRGVLRRCAGAVVVLWAAITVTFVGIRAMPGSVEDVVLGIHANEPGLREQVRASLGLDEPVILQYFAYLGRVITGDFGRSYVLRADVSDVVFSQLGPTLQLAGAALLSALLVVWIVAVTTSGGSARSERALSLAELLAICLPTFWVGSLLIMWFSFGIKLFPASGADGLSALVLPTITLLLPLAGVLSQFMREEIGRQLRMPYIVSARSRGISEFRLRNVHLVPHAAVTTLTVAGTLFGSLIGGAVIVETVFGRPGLGRVALSAVGAQDTPVILAVVVLITTAYVVISTVVDLIALAIDPRLRKESA; encoded by the coding sequence ATGAGCGGTTCCTCGACCGGCAGCGTGCTCCTGCGCGGCGTCCTCCGACGCTGCGCAGGGGCCGTCGTCGTGCTGTGGGCGGCCATCACCGTGACGTTCGTCGGCATTCGCGCGATGCCGGGATCGGTGGAGGACGTCGTGCTCGGGATCCACGCGAACGAGCCGGGGCTGCGCGAGCAGGTCCGGGCGAGCCTCGGTCTCGACGAGCCCGTGATCCTGCAGTACTTCGCGTATCTCGGGCGCGTGATCACGGGCGACTTCGGTCGCTCGTACGTGCTGCGGGCCGATGTCTCTGACGTGGTCTTCTCCCAGCTCGGACCGACGCTGCAGCTGGCCGGAGCGGCGCTGTTGAGCGCCCTGCTCGTCGTGTGGATCGTCGCCGTGACGACCTCGGGCGGGTCGGCGCGGTCGGAGCGGGCGCTCTCGCTCGCCGAACTGCTCGCGATCTGCCTGCCGACCTTCTGGGTCGGATCGCTGCTGATCATGTGGTTCTCATTCGGGATCAAGCTCTTCCCGGCATCCGGCGCCGACGGCCTCAGCGCGCTCGTGCTGCCGACCATCACGCTGCTCCTGCCGCTCGCGGGGGTGCTCTCGCAGTTCATGCGGGAGGAGATCGGTCGGCAGCTGCGCATGCCGTACATCGTGAGTGCTCGCAGTCGGGGCATCAGCGAGTTCCGGCTGCGCAACGTCCACCTCGTGCCGCACGCCGCGGTCACGACCCTCACCGTCGCCGGCACCCTCTTCGGTTCCCTAATCGGCGGGGCCGTCATCGTCGAGACCGTGTTCGGACGGCCGGGTCTCGGCCGCGTCGCCCTGAGCGCGGTCGGTGCGCAGGACACCCCGGTGATCCTCGCGGTCGTCGTGCTCATCACCACGGCGTACGTGGTGATCTCGACCGTCGTCGATCTGATCGCCCTCGCGATCGATCCGCGGCTGCGGAAGGAGTCCGCATGA